The Chloroherpetonaceae bacterium genome window below encodes:
- a CDS encoding FG-GAP-like repeat-containing protein: protein MKRLLLTLILLFVTSSIFAQAPSITSFSPATGAVGTAITINGANFSTTADSNRVFIGGVRAAVTAASATSLTVTVPQGAVSGKPSLSLRGFSVQGATSFQVTYSGAGIFDRGSFPFETLTEVGTSAYDVATGDFDADGKPDAAVVNYGSNTVSILVNLTAANASVPVYDRTLDLSTGTNSNPRTIETADIDGDGRLDLVVGCAGYIAVFRNTTTAAGNPTFAARVELSTPSGSAAYTNRDLEIGDLDGDGKLDIASATYGENARANVELFRNQSTVGAISFSTRERLTSGDPAITWGIAISDLDGDGKKDVALSVDYNSTSSLIRVYRNTNNAGTLLASNFQSPVNITVGGFPRDIEFGFIDTDTRPDLVIYNGSGTIQVAKNTGSSGTVSFATPISLPALAGGYRMIVQDIDGDSKEDVLVSYYSETETSTLAVFKNIHSSTTLSTAGFESPLSFSVGKTPYGFAIGDINLDSKPDLLVANLSIGNITTVLGRMGTASPVVTSFSPANGRIGSSLTISGSGFSSTLAQNIVLIGGRRATITSANATNLTVTVPSGAVSSPVSVTVGGITAISARPFAITFADSGTLNAIGFSSRQTYGSGVNAYNIAKGDFNNDGKIDLAIANYSANRVEIYINQETGVSLTQNSFAAPITLNTGTSSNPRSLAVGDFDADGFLDVAAGCANTIAVFRNTTIGSNTSFGTALQLSTPSGSAAYTNQDLEVGDIDGDGMLDIASATYGGNSRANAELFQNTSSPGVIGFGDMVRVTSGDNVITYGIAIGDADGDGKNDIALGLDYNGVSSLVRVYRNINPVGALLATNFETPVNITLGGRPFDIEFGFLDTDNRIDLAAVDFNGSLRVMRNTGSAENVAFQTPITYSIPNGGYNLEIADLDGDTKPDFVLTNSVTNASSTITLVKNQTTTGSFNANSFAVVSSPAAGVGPLGVTVGDFNGDGKPDVAVSNYNSTGGGSFTVFQNRSGIVSPTISSFSSASATVGASVTINGSGFSATQANNIVYLGPVQGTVTASTANSVTFTVPASAVSSQVTVITNGLAVTSAAVLSVTYSGGASVNQGSFFVRNSYSAGNSPVVTAAGDFNNDGKPDVVVVNQSDNNAVVYVNNSANQTLGSSSFQQAVALGTGTNSSPRSVAVGDLDNDGKLDVVVGSVGKVTAYRNTTSGTTITFAVGIDLTHANADNPGSSLAIDIGDIDGDGKKDIAVASYGSNSRGNIEVFQNLSESGSLTFTDYIRIASPFAAYSYGVAIADFDNDGKNDLVQSLDFASSNSRVYFYRNTGTPGSITPSNFNTSVLDLVTGGTLRSLAVGYLDNDANLDVVVANNTGTLLALRNTSTSGTIAFATAVAYNAGANTNFVAIGDLNGDGRADLISANRTTPSLIYYPNQMTTAGAFNSNSFTTVGLTSGSFPQSPVITDFDADGKPDILFINNETTSGTFSVIRNNIGEFGVTSVSPSGGQPNAAVTINGFNFSGSPVVRFGTTQSAVNNSTSSIITTSVPASLSPGKYLLTVQIGDLTRPAPDSFTVFAPVPSITSFSPLSADTGAVVTITGVNFRTTTAENTVYFGGVRASVLTASATQLTVRVPKGAQYAPISVTTLGSTARSNLSFTPTYRGPSGVTSFSDAFNVSTSSTDNVQLSTGNATPRGIVTGDLDNDGKLDLVVANNTASGGISVFRNTSTSGSIGSGTFASVITLSSGSFNPTSIDIGDVDNDGKLDIIAGCDSATTTTNSAVLVFRNTTSTAGSISYASPFIITVRPIVSIRPIRSVKLGDIDNDGRLDIVFGGQSTAQSVGVIKNNSSSGVLSFETPIAFAVTNITESIAIGDIDGDGKNDIVSTNSQNIEVLRNIGVANTINASTYANSLVIGNSAANFSAVSLADLNNDGLLDLFYTAAGSSANSIVSYRANQSVIGSISFGAATSVFTTSSSRYAYALGAGDLDGDGKADLIATNQASSTVSQLNLFRNTTNSSTILTTFGATLNTSTASATPQGVALGDFDNDGRSDIAMVNNTGSGTFNVFVLRNLVQTSITGFRSLSGSEITSAPIGRSINITGRFFSSFPDSNLVRFGNDTAQVLEASSTQLTVRIPGRTLQVGNIVGVSVKISGVTYNSTSNFTISAPQVLITSFTPSSGGRGQSVQISGQDFSPVPSENSVRFGSVDAVVTSSTDSQINTTVPSGLTPSTNVTISVAVRGGTRVNASTQFSVLQPVPIIASFTPVTANPGQSITIRGSNFSTTASQNRISFGGVSAAATSVQGDTTLIVTVPTGATYAPLTLNVNNNLMAQSSQKFIPKFATVGSIRASAFANRTDISSVNTSINLESVDIDGDGANDIVNSPAQTFINAVRNTSSSNTISFATRNQISGGSFTRGLGYGDLNGDGKVDFATGDFGASRVNVYVNQSTTGSFSFGTSFILTLPTNGFSQSVKIADVDGDGRFDIIAGTNLGLSIFRNLGGSLSASSFTRTDISSTNDGNYPYIEVGDFSNDGKPDVIRLLPQTNAFSIFTNTSISGAPSFSSPATVTVNPGLQGWDVDAADFDRDGKLDLAVTKSTGNAILIYRNTHTSGNLTASSLTYTTAPFFSGAGVSSVAIGDIDGDGWVDIAGVNSTSSISIFKNLWATATSEPFFSNAVTVPISISSADFPISLTDFNGDGKPELIYPNGNSGIISILRNDVQPPVPPTITSFTPTSAAEGDAVTITGANFDTNPEGNTVRFGSIAASLNTNSVTSTSLQAFVPAGLTVGSKVRISVQTIDGSVSSIDSMTVLQADFRPIVSINTPTSISTTSAVVSGTVNPRGRSTTYRFQYDTSSTFETAFSTSQINAGSGSSNVSTGNVSLTGLLSGQTYFVRLSATNSEGTRVSSTQTFTTQALPIVQTLAATNVSGTSATLRGSVNARGISTNVTFSWGTNQFSLSNTTSTQVVSSNSDQTVTATINISNPDLTYYYRINASNVNGSVNGSTLSFVPLATFPRPTSPTDFASNQGPEVTFQWSGFSNDAQSYQLELATQEFSGESDNPTTFRRFSGITVNSFKVFGLPSNTTIFWRVRGLQTGGSNTYSLWSSSSTSFPNTRFSTNFSYSSLLSISSSTDTRTEELTFTSSGSPNPEDYRLFSIPGGDKSVSIIGGKQGVTWRTFADNGADNNFLVELNGENDIFVTGQGYWLLSTRLITIPYNTLGQISGFQRVLPRNSASSSEFRIVLNRNTWTIISNPYLSDINWSGVVSANSLPANAVIWEFNNGTWSQATTMKPFRAYYYRASTSPTSEEPTLRLPTSLISSGTLATLGEGNLESQTQNSNSLYDWRVKISMKSSSYTDGDNYIGISKAASDKFDELDTYKPPILANQTAIVFNRKNWDENYTLFSGDIRESIGNGQVWEMTAYHTKLTRSSLEFENIHQIPEQYDVKLINVKNGNEVIDLRNKSSYSYMAANREMPFKVIVGEKAFVESELKRILPTNYSLSQNFPNPFNPSTSIAYALPSQSRVSLEVYDLLGRKVAILVNGIQNAGSYTVGFNASNLASGMYIYRISANPIGVESSPFSETKKMVLIK, encoded by the coding sequence ATGAAAAGATTGTTATTGACCCTAATCCTGCTTTTTGTTACTTCGTCAATTTTCGCACAAGCGCCAAGCATTACATCGTTTTCGCCTGCAACAGGAGCAGTTGGCACAGCGATTACAATTAACGGAGCAAATTTCAGCACGACTGCCGATTCAAATCGCGTCTTTATTGGCGGTGTAAGAGCCGCAGTAACCGCCGCATCAGCAACTTCTCTTACCGTAACTGTGCCACAAGGCGCCGTTTCTGGAAAACCGTCACTCTCATTGCGAGGCTTTTCGGTTCAAGGAGCAACATCATTTCAAGTGACTTATAGCGGAGCGGGAATTTTTGACCGCGGTTCATTTCCTTTTGAAACGCTCACGGAAGTTGGAACCTCAGCGTATGATGTTGCCACCGGCGATTTCGATGCCGATGGGAAACCCGATGCGGCGGTTGTTAATTACGGCAGCAACACAGTGTCAATTCTTGTAAATCTTACGGCAGCCAATGCTTCAGTTCCTGTTTACGATCGAACCCTTGATTTATCAACCGGCACGAACAGCAATCCAAGAACAATCGAAACCGCCGACATCGATGGCGATGGCAGGCTTGATCTTGTTGTAGGATGTGCAGGTTATATCGCGGTTTTTAGAAACACCACAACTGCTGCCGGTAACCCAACCTTTGCAGCAAGAGTTGAACTTTCTACCCCAAGCGGAAGCGCAGCATATACCAACCGAGATTTGGAAATTGGAGATCTTGATGGTGATGGTAAGCTTGATATAGCCTCGGCGACTTATGGCGAAAATGCAAGAGCCAATGTCGAACTCTTTCGAAACCAGTCAACTGTAGGTGCTATTTCTTTTTCCACAAGAGAACGCTTGACTTCCGGAGATCCGGCGATTACTTGGGGAATAGCAATTTCTGATCTTGATGGGGATGGAAAAAAAGATGTAGCGCTTTCAGTGGATTATAATTCAACAAGCAGCTTGATTCGTGTTTACCGAAACACCAATAACGCGGGAACATTGTTGGCTTCAAACTTTCAATCGCCGGTTAATATTACAGTAGGTGGCTTTCCGCGCGATATTGAGTTTGGCTTTATCGATACCGATACTCGCCCTGATTTGGTTATTTATAACGGTTCAGGAACCATTCAAGTGGCCAAAAATACCGGCTCAAGCGGAACAGTCTCATTTGCAACGCCAATCAGTTTACCGGCCTTAGCTGGCGGTTACAGAATGATTGTGCAAGACATTGATGGCGATAGCAAAGAAGATGTTTTAGTGAGCTACTATTCAGAAACCGAAACAAGTACGCTCGCCGTTTTCAAAAACATTCATTCAAGCACAACCCTTAGCACTGCCGGATTTGAAAGCCCGCTTTCGTTTAGTGTTGGGAAAACACCCTACGGTTTTGCAATCGGTGATATCAATCTTGATTCAAAACCCGATTTGCTAGTTGCCAATCTTTCAATTGGAAACATCACAACAGTTTTGGGCAGAATGGGAACGGCATCGCCGGTTGTGACATCCTTTTCACCCGCAAATGGAAGGATCGGCTCAAGTCTTACGATTTCGGGAAGCGGATTTAGTTCGACTTTGGCACAAAACATAGTATTGATTGGTGGGCGAAGAGCAACAATAACTTCAGCGAATGCAACCAATCTTACCGTAACTGTTCCAAGCGGCGCAGTGTCATCACCGGTGAGTGTAACCGTTGGCGGAATAACGGCGATTTCAGCCCGTCCGTTTGCAATCACCTTTGCAGATAGCGGTACCCTGAATGCAATTGGCTTTTCATCTCGCCAAACTTATGGCTCCGGTGTCAATGCTTACAATATTGCGAAAGGTGATTTTAACAACGATGGAAAAATTGATTTAGCGATTGCCAATTACTCGGCCAATCGCGTTGAAATTTACATCAACCAAGAAACCGGAGTATCGCTGACTCAGAATTCATTTGCTGCACCAATCACATTAAACACCGGTACAAGCAGCAATCCACGCTCGCTTGCAGTGGGCGATTTCGATGCCGATGGATTTTTGGATGTTGCTGCAGGATGTGCAAACACGATTGCCGTCTTCAGGAATACCACCATTGGCTCGAATACTTCTTTTGGAACGGCACTTCAACTCTCTACACCATCAGGCAGTGCGGCATATACGAATCAAGACTTAGAAGTCGGTGATATCGATGGTGATGGCATGCTTGATATTGCTTCTGCGACCTATGGAGGTAATTCACGCGCGAATGCAGAGCTTTTCCAAAACACCTCCTCACCCGGTGTCATCGGGTTTGGGGATATGGTGAGAGTAACAAGCGGAGATAATGTAATTACTTATGGTATTGCAATTGGCGACGCCGATGGTGATGGAAAAAACGATATCGCTTTAGGATTAGACTATAATGGTGTATCAAGTTTGGTGAGGGTTTATCGGAACATCAATCCTGTTGGTGCGTTATTAGCCACTAACTTTGAAACACCAGTTAACATCACGCTCGGTGGAAGGCCATTTGATATCGAATTTGGATTTCTTGATACCGATAATCGAATCGATTTAGCGGCTGTCGATTTCAATGGCTCATTAAGAGTCATGCGAAATACCGGTTCAGCGGAAAATGTGGCCTTTCAAACGCCAATAACTTATTCTATTCCAAACGGGGGATACAATTTAGAAATTGCTGATCTTGATGGCGATACAAAACCTGACTTTGTTCTCACGAATTCTGTCACCAATGCTTCTTCAACAATAACTTTAGTGAAGAACCAAACCACGACCGGTTCATTTAATGCGAATTCATTTGCCGTTGTTTCATCGCCGGCTGCTGGGGTTGGACCTCTGGGAGTAACGGTCGGTGACTTCAATGGTGATGGTAAGCCCGATGTCGCAGTTTCCAATTACAACTCCACCGGTGGTGGTTCATTTACCGTTTTTCAAAACCGCTCAGGTATAGTTTCTCCTACGATTTCATCTTTCTCGAGTGCTTCTGCAACCGTCGGCGCAAGTGTAACCATCAACGGCAGCGGGTTTAGCGCAACACAAGCCAATAACATTGTTTACTTAGGACCGGTTCAAGGAACGGTTACGGCGTCAACGGCAAATTCAGTCACATTTACCGTTCCTGCTTCTGCCGTTTCATCACAAGTAACCGTGATTACCAATGGATTGGCGGTTACATCAGCTGCAGTGCTCAGTGTTACTTATTCAGGCGGTGCTTCTGTCAATCAAGGATCATTCTTCGTTCGCAATTCCTACTCTGCTGGCAATAGCCCTGTTGTCACAGCTGCAGGAGATTTTAATAACGACGGCAAGCCCGATGTTGTGGTTGTGAATCAAAGTGATAACAACGCCGTGGTGTATGTCAATAACTCAGCCAATCAAACGCTTGGTTCTTCGTCGTTTCAACAAGCAGTTGCATTAGGAACAGGAACAAATTCATCACCAAGATCTGTAGCGGTTGGAGACCTCGATAACGACGGTAAATTGGATGTCGTGGTAGGAAGCGTTGGAAAAGTAACGGCGTATCGAAACACCACAAGCGGCACGACAATTACTTTTGCCGTTGGAATTGATTTAACACACGCCAATGCCGATAACCCCGGGTCAAGTTTAGCGATTGACATCGGCGATATCGACGGCGATGGGAAAAAGGATATCGCTGTTGCAAGTTATGGCAGCAACTCACGCGGAAATATCGAAGTGTTTCAAAACCTTTCTGAATCCGGTTCACTGACCTTCACAGATTATATCAGAATTGCTTCACCATTCGCCGCATATAGTTACGGTGTTGCAATTGCCGATTTCGATAACGATGGAAAAAATGATCTTGTCCAATCGTTGGATTTTGCTTCATCGAATTCGCGCGTTTATTTCTACCGCAATACGGGAACACCCGGTTCTATTACACCATCAAATTTCAATACCAGTGTACTTGATTTGGTTACAGGCGGCACTTTAAGAAGTTTAGCCGTCGGATATTTGGATAATGACGCCAATTTGGATGTGGTGGTTGCCAATAACACGGGAACCCTGCTTGCCTTAAGAAATACAAGTACGAGCGGAACAATTGCTTTTGCCACTGCAGTCGCTTACAATGCTGGCGCAAATACAAACTTTGTAGCCATTGGCGATTTAAATGGCGACGGTCGAGCCGATCTAATCTCTGCCAACCGCACAACGCCTTCGTTGATTTACTACCCTAATCAAATGACAACGGCGGGTGCGTTCAATTCCAATTCCTTCACAACCGTTGGGCTAACAAGTGGAAGTTTCCCGCAGTCCCCGGTCATCACTGACTTCGACGCCGATGGAAAACCCGATATTCTTTTTATTAATAACGAAACAACATCCGGCACATTTAGTGTCATTAGAAATAATATCGGGGAATTTGGCGTGACCTCCGTTTCTCCAAGCGGCGGTCAGCCGAATGCCGCAGTAACCATCAACGGGTTTAATTTTAGCGGCAGCCCTGTGGTTCGCTTCGGCACCACGCAAAGCGCAGTGAACAATAGCACTTCAAGTATTATTACGACCAGTGTGCCGGCTTCGCTTTCACCGGGGAAATATTTACTCACAGTTCAAATTGGCGATTTAACTCGCCCTGCGCCGGATTCGTTTACCGTGTTTGCACCCGTGCCAAGCATAACTTCATTTTCTCCCTTAAGTGCAGATACAGGCGCAGTGGTGACAATAACCGGCGTAAACTTCAGAACAACAACTGCTGAAAACACAGTGTACTTCGGGGGTGTCCGCGCAAGCGTATTGACTGCGAGTGCAACACAACTAACCGTTCGGGTTCCAAAAGGTGCACAGTACGCGCCTATTTCAGTCACGACTTTAGGTTCTACGGCGCGTTCGAATTTATCTTTTACTCCCACATATCGCGGACCAAGCGGAGTAACAAGTTTTTCCGACGCTTTTAATGTTTCAACAAGCAGCACCGATAACGTTCAACTTTCTACCGGCAACGCCACGCCCCGTGGCATTGTGACAGGCGACTTGGATAATGACGGTAAACTTGATTTGGTAGTAGCCAATAACACGGCTTCCGGCGGAATCTCTGTTTTCAGAAATACTTCAACCAGCGGCAGTATCGGAAGTGGAACATTTGCTTCGGTCATTACCCTTTCTTCGGGTTCGTTCAACCCGACTTCCATTGATATCGGCGATGTCGATAACGACGGAAAACTTGATATCATTGCCGGATGCGACTCCGCCACAACCACAACCAATTCCGCAGTTTTAGTTTTTAGAAACACGACTTCGACAGCGGGGAGTATTAGTTATGCTTCACCATTCATTATCACTGTAAGGCCGATTGTCTCCATTCGCCCAATTCGCAGCGTCAAACTTGGCGATATCGATAATGATGGCCGATTGGACATTGTCTTTGGCGGACAAAGCACCGCTCAAAGCGTAGGCGTTATCAAAAACAATAGTTCATCTGGCGTGCTTTCATTTGAAACGCCCATTGCTTTTGCTGTAACAAACATTACTGAAAGTATCGCAATCGGGGATATTGACGGTGATGGAAAAAATGATATTGTATCAACCAATTCACAGAATATCGAAGTGTTGAGAAATATCGGCGTTGCAAATACAATTAACGCAAGCACCTACGCAAATTCATTAGTTATCGGGAATTCTGCTGCTAATTTTTCAGCTGTCTCGCTTGCCGATTTGAATAACGACGGCCTGCTTGATTTGTTTTATACCGCCGCAGGTTCGTCAGCAAATTCGATTGTTTCTTATCGAGCTAATCAAAGTGTAATTGGTAGTATCAGTTTTGGAGCCGCGACATCGGTGTTCACTACTTCTTCTTCTCGCTATGCCTATGCCCTTGGCGCAGGAGATTTGGATGGTGATGGAAAAGCAGACTTGATAGCGACAAATCAAGCATCATCGACAGTTTCTCAATTGAACCTATTCCGCAACACCACAAATTCATCAACCATCTTAACGACTTTTGGCGCAACCCTAAATACCTCGACCGCTTCAGCTACCCCACAAGGTGTTGCTCTTGGCGATTTTGATAACGACGGCCGCTCGGACATTGCAATGGTCAATAACACCGGTTCAGGAACATTCAATGTGTTTGTTTTAAGAAATCTCGTGCAAACTTCGATCACAGGGTTTCGGTCACTTTCAGGCTCTGAGATTACAAGCGCGCCGATTGGTAGATCCATCAACATCACAGGGCGTTTCTTTTCAAGTTTCCCGGACTCAAATCTCGTAAGATTCGGAAATGATACCGCACAAGTTCTTGAAGCTTCATCAACACAATTAACCGTTCGGATTCCCGGCAGAACACTGCAAGTAGGAAATATTGTTGGGGTAAGTGTAAAAATTTCCGGGGTTACATACAATTCCACTTCCAACTTTACGATAAGTGCCCCACAAGTCTTGATTACTTCTTTTACGCCAAGCAGTGGAGGAAGAGGTCAATCGGTTCAAATCTCGGGTCAAGATTTCAGCCCGGTTCCATCAGAGAATTCAGTACGATTTGGAAGTGTCGATGCGGTTGTCACTTCTTCTACCGATTCTCAAATTAATACTACCGTTCCAAGCGGGCTTACACCAAGCACCAATGTGACGATTAGCGTTGCCGTTCGTGGTGGAACACGGGTTAATGCTTCAACACAATTTTCCGTTCTTCAGCCTGTGCCAATTATTGCTTCATTCACACCTGTTACAGCAAATCCGGGTCAAAGCATTACAATTCGAGGGAGCAATTTTTCAACAACAGCGTCTCAGAATCGAATCTCATTTGGTGGCGTTTCTGCCGCTGCAACATCAGTTCAAGGCGATACAACCCTAATTGTCACGGTGCCAACAGGAGCCACTTATGCACCTTTGACGTTGAATGTCAATAACAACTTGATGGCGCAGTCTTCGCAAAAGTTTATTCCCAAATTTGCTACGGTAGGTTCAATTCGCGCATCTGCTTTTGCGAATCGAACGGACATTTCATCCGTGAATACCAGTATTAATTTAGAAAGTGTTGATATTGATGGAGATGGGGCGAATGATATAGTTAACTCTCCGGCACAAACGTTTATCAATGCTGTTAGAAACACTTCAAGCAGTAACACAATTTCCTTTGCCACCAGAAATCAAATCAGCGGTGGAAGTTTTACGAGAGGCTTAGGTTATGGCGATTTGAACGGTGATGGAAAAGTCGATTTTGCAACCGGCGATTTCGGTGCAAGCCGTGTGAATGTCTATGTCAATCAATCGACTACAGGTTCATTCAGTTTTGGAACCTCATTTATTTTAACTCTTCCTACAAACGGCTTTTCTCAAAGTGTGAAAATCGCGGATGTCGATGGCGATGGCCGATTCGATATCATCGCAGGCACAAATTTAGGATTAAGCATTTTCAGAAATCTTGGCGGATCTTTGAGTGCAAGTTCTTTTACACGTACAGATATTTCAAGCACAAACGATGGGAATTATCCTTATATCGAAGTCGGTGACTTTAGTAACGATGGAAAACCCGATGTGATTCGCTTGCTTCCACAAACAAATGCTTTTTCGATCTTTACCAATACATCAATTTCAGGAGCCCCTTCTTTTTCTTCACCGGCAACTGTTACAGTAAACCCCGGATTACAAGGGTGGGATGTTGATGCGGCAGATTTTGATCGTGATGGAAAATTAGATTTGGCTGTAACGAAATCGACGGGTAATGCAATATTGATTTACCGAAATACACATACTTCCGGAAACTTAACAGCCTCTTCATTGACCTATACCACAGCACCATTCTTCTCCGGCGCTGGCGTAAGCTCCGTTGCCATTGGTGATATTGATGGTGACGGTTGGGTGGATATTGCCGGGGTAAATTCAACTTCATCAATATCGATTTTCAAAAATCTTTGGGCAACTGCAACATCAGAACCTTTCTTCTCAAATGCCGTAACGGTTCCGATTTCAATATCAAGTGCAGACTTTCCAATTTCCTTAACTGATTTCAATGGAGACGGTAAACCGGAATTGATTTACCCCAATGGAAACAGTGGTATTATTTCAATACTAAGAAACGATGTTCAACCTCCAGTTCCACCTACAATTACTTCCTTTACACCTACTAGCGCCGCCGAAGGCGATGCGGTAACGATTACCGGAGCAAATTTTGACACAAACCCAGAAGGGAATACTGTACGCTTTGGGAGTATTGCTGCAAGCCTCAATACCAATTCCGTTACATCAACTTCTCTTCAAGCCTTCGTTCCGGCAGGTCTTACAGTGGGTTCAAAGGTTAGAATCAGTGTTCAAACCATTGATGGTTCAGTATCTTCTATAGATAGCATGACCGTCTTGCAAGCCGATTTCCGTCCCATCGTTTCAATCAATACACCAACAAGCATATCAACCACATCTGCTGTTGTGAGCGGTACGGTCAATCCAAGAGGAAGGTCAACGACCTATCGGTTCCAATATGATACATCATCAACGTTTGAAACCGCTTTTTCTACTTCCCAAATTAATGCCGGCTCTGGCAGCTCTAATGTTAGCACAGGAAATGTTTCTTTAACCGGACTGCTTTCAGGTCAAACCTATTTTGTGAGGTTATCCGCTACCAATAGCGAAGGAACTCGGGTTAGCTCAACGCAGACTTTTACAACCCAAGCGTTGCCAATCGTTCAAACGCTTGCAGCGACGAATGTGTCAGGCACATCAGCTACGCTTCGCGGCTCAGTCAATGCACGAGGCATTTCAACAAATGTTACCTTCTCTTGGGGTACCAATCAGTTTTCACTTTCAAACACGACATCAACACAAGTTGTATCGTCGAATTCGGATCAAACGGTGACTGCAACCATAAATATCTCAAATCCCGATCTAACCTATTATTATCGAATTAATGCGAGTAATGTCAATGGGTCAGTTAACGGTAGTACCCTAAGTTTTGTACCTCTTGCTACTTTCCCTCGTCCGACTTCTCCAACCGATTTCGCCTCTAATCAAGGTCCGGAGGTCACTTTCCAATGGTCAGGTTTCAGTAACGATGCACAATCTTATCAATTGGAATTAGCAACACAAGAGTTTTCTGGTGAAAGTGATAACCCAACCACTTTCCGGCGATTTTCAGGCATTACAGTCAATAGTTTTAAGGTCTTTGGTCTTCCTTCAAATACCACAATCTTTTGGAGGGTTAGAGGTCTTCAAACTGGAGGATCAAATACTTACTCACTCTGGTCAAGTTCTTCAACAAGTTTTCCAAATACGAGATTTAGTACCAACTTTAGTTATTCATCGCTTTTGTCGATTTCATCTTCAACCGATACCCGAACGGAAGAGCTGACTTTTACCTCATCCGGATCACCAAATCCTGAAGACTATCGATTGTTTAGCATTCCGGGTGGCGATAAATCAGTTTCGATTATTGGCGGAAAACAAGGGGTGACGTGGAGAACCTTTGCCGATAATGGTGCAGATAACAATTTCTTGGTTGAACTCAATGGAGAAAACGACATCTTTGTTACAGGTCAAGGATACTGGTTATTAAGTACACGCCTTATCACGATTCCTTACAATACCTTGGGTCAAATCAGTGGCTTTCAACGGGTATTGCCTCGGAATTCCGCATCATCTTCAGAGTTTAGAATTGTTCTCAATCGAAATACTTGGACAATCATCTCTAACCCCTACCTAAGTGATATCAATTGGTCCGGTGTTGTAAGTGCAAATTCACTCCCTGCAAATGCTGTGATTTGGGAGTTTAACAACGGCACTTGGAGCCAAGCAACTACGATGAAACCTTTCCGTGCTTATTACTACCGAGCTTCCACAAGTCCGACAAGTGAAGAGCCAACCCTAAGACTACCAACCTCGCTCATTTCTTCAGGGACATTGGCAACCTTAGGTGAAGGCAACTTGGAAAGTCAAACTCAGAATAGCAATTCGCTTTATGATTGGAGAGTGAAAATCTCAATGAAGTCTTCGTCATATACTGATGGCGATAACTACATTGGTATCAGCAAAGCTGCATCCGATAAATTTGATGAACTTGATACTTACAAGCCGCCGATTCTTGCAAATCAAACAGCCATCGTCTTCAACCGTAAAAATTGGGATGAAAATTACACCCTATTCAGTGGTGATATTCGCGAGTCCATCGGTAACGGTCAAGTTTGGGAAATGACCGCTTATCATACCAAGCTTACCCGTTCTTCGCTTGAGTTTGAAAATATCCATCAGATTCCTGAGCAATACGATGTCAAACTGATTAATGTAAAGAACGGAAATGAAGTTATCGACCTTCGCAATAAGTCTAGCTATTCATATATGGCTGCAAATCGTGAAATGCCGTTCAAAGTAATTGTCGGAGAAAAAGCTTTTGTCGAATCTGAATTGAAACGAATCTTGCCAACGAATTATTCGCTTTCGCAAAACTTCCCGAATCCATTTAACCCATCAACAAGCATTGCCTATGCCTTGCCTTCGCAAAGCAGAGTTTCACTTGAAGTCTATGATCTCTTAGGGCGTAAGGTTGCCATATTGGTCAATGGTATTCAAAATGCAGGCTCATACACCGTCGGGTTTAATGCGTCAAACCTTGCCAGTGGAATGTATATTTACCGAATCTCGGCCAATCCAATTGGTGTTGAAAGCAGCCCATTTTCTGAAACCAAAAAAATGGTTTTAATCAAATAA